One window of Cataglyphis hispanica isolate Lineage 1 chromosome 12, ULB_Chis1_1.0, whole genome shotgun sequence genomic DNA carries:
- the LOC126853639 gene encoding ras-interacting protein RIP3, which produces MREADNSTNTRVQHKKFNMKNANYIQNFNDYRTSNRLDKSRPDSPDSGYKSFETSPEHLINSRCIASIWENPRDYNYRFQVTQYLVHADFNDTLRANTQRQPTECESLANLVNSIPTTSSYRNELNFLSSAEINKNKSQTNEQKDNVQPLTQKPDISSAYTPSYRQIEIPSFLQQATTFTTSSKEEYTTPNITSTNKGNTINIENLAARAVVAENCNKQFYEADKFSIDEISEIFNSLQQEQFSNSDGLSDARVITSEQPKISNLAKTYVLPDYSPTISLNNSEFPITVSSNSEQKTQQKQQLQKEHNYFQNLDTYMKARSDEEFVVGANTNIKFDPIIFKLPPPYPRNNIEKNRAPLAQYVIVPNFSNTNISPTSNIVTEMKYETQSGPPTTPSHLTSSGVEPPHSSQTSGIVMGDSPAEVVGVDSLLLSSWATNGPEFLEGGVPDVKQTAGFQDASWDSLMLNSTVNVASAQSLMEIKGPLPSFTNYTGHLSINGISGHHYHAIASSGQRSSVPSASPTPSSNQEYYEPPVVSSSTPCPQVSQKHQPQNHQQPQQQPQPQNQHQQQQLPQSTQQMEYDIEDIAEIIGSAIADTTVPGNGNGPSSEQTSDSRDDWIDIADWIDIAHECSPKTQETTSPNSFAPQIYVTTTPTMPTQQHAGSTLQNLLTQSYAPLLQARLQAGNAGLQNTSCGETPSSTSPYPPLSPPNRVSTSCSPDDLLHSSFATPSHPRKRSRSSPGSGQNPNKKNPALNTAVLPYGTESEVIGNPKKPVHKCHICNRAFLNKSNIKVHLRTHTGEKPFKCDVCSKAFRQKAHLIKHQQIHKRGGRE; this is translated from the exons ATGAGAGAAGCCGACAATTCAACGAACACAAGAGTTCAACACAAGAAGTTCAACATGAAGAACGCAAAct atattcaaaatttcaatgaCTATCGGACTAGCAACAGGTTGGATAAGTCACGTCCCGATAGTCCGGATAGTGGCTACAAATCTTTCGAGACTTCGCCTGAACATTTGATTAATTCAAGGTGCATAGCATCAATTTGGGAAAATCCAAGAGACTATAACTACCGCTTTCAAGTTACACAATATCTCGTACATGCAGATTTCAATGACACTTTGCGAGCTAATACGCAACGTCAACCAACAGAGTGTGAGAGTCTTGCCAATCTCGTAAATTCTATCCCGACAACATCGTCGTATCGCAATGAGCTGAATTTTTTGTCATCggcagaaataaataaaaacaagtcGCAGACAAACGAACAGAAGGATAACGTACAGCCTCTCACACAAAAACCCGATATATCTTCTGCATACACACCCTCATACAGACAGATCGAAATTCCTTCCTTTCTGCAACAAGCAACCACATTTACAACATCATCAAAGGAAGAATACACTACTCCGAATATAACATCAACGAACAAAGggaatactattaatattgaaaatctagCGGCAAGAGCGGTTGTTGCTGAAAATTGCAATAAGCAATTTTACGAAGCAGACAAGTTCTCCATCGACGAAATCTCTGAGATTTTCAATTCGCTACAGCAGGAACAATTCTCTAATTCTGATGGATTATCGGATGCAAGAGTCATAACATCTGAACAAcctaaaatttctaatttggcGAAGACGTACGTATTGCCGGACTATTCTCCGACCATTAGCTTGAACAATTCCGAATTCCCGATTACGGTATCATCGAACAGCGAACAGAAGACTCAACAAAAACAACAGCTACAAAAAGAGCATAACTACTTTCAGAATTTGGATACTTATATGAAAGCAAGATCAGACGAAGAATTCGTGGTAGGTGCGAATACAAATATCAAGTTCGatccaattattttcaagCTGCCACCTCCCTATCCAAGAAATAACATCGAAAAAAACCGTGCACCGTTAGCGCAGTACGTGATCGtgccaaatttttcaaataccaACATTTCGCCAACATCGAACATTGTAACTGAGATGAAATACGAGACACAGTCGGGTCCACCGACGACGCCGTCGCACTTGACTTCTTCCGGTGTCGAACCGCCGCATAGCAGTCAGACTTCTGGAATCGTGATGGGTGATTCACCAGCCGAGGTTGTCGGTGTAGACAGCTTGTTGTTGTCTTCTTGGGCCACAAATGGACCCGAATTCCTTGAGGGTGGAGTACCAGACGTGAAACAAACGGCCGGATTTCAAGATGCTTCGTGGGATTCACTTATGCTAAATTCGACTGTCAACGTCGCCTCGGCTCAATCGTTAATGGAAATAAAGGGTCCACTTCCATCTTTCACTAATTACACGGGACACCTTTCAATCAACGGCATATCTGGCCATCACTATCACGCGATAGCCTCATCCGGTCAGAGATCATCTGTACCATCCGCATCGCCGACACCCTCCTCTAATCAGGAATATTACGAACCGCCCGTAGTGTCCTCGAGTACACCATGTCCGCAGGTAAGTCAAAAACATCAGCCACAAAATCATCAGCAACCACAACAACAGCCACAGCCTCAAAATCAACACCAGCAACAACAACTGCCACAGTCGACGCAACAGATGGAGTACGATATTGAGGATATAGCGGAGATTATTGGTTCCGCGATAGCAGACACAACGGTGCCAGGAAACGGAAACGGTCCTAGTTCGGAGCAAACTTCGGATTCAAGGGACGACTGGATAGATATCGCCGATTGGATTGATATAGCGCATGAATGCTCGCCCAAGACCCAAGAGACCACGTCGCCCAATTCATTCGCACCACAGATTTACGTGACCACGACGCCGACCATGCCGACTCAACAACACGCTGGTTCCACGCTACAAAATCTGCTTACGCAGAGCTATGCGCCCCTACTGCAAGCGAGATTGCAGGCCGGCAATGCCGGTCTTCAAAACACATCCTGTGGCGAAACGCCGTCATCGACGAGCCCTTATCCACCTCTCAGCCCGCCAAACCGAGTGTCAACGTCTTGCAGCCCTGATGACCTCTTACACTCGTCTTTCGCTACTCCTTCGCATCCTAGAAAAAGATCGCGATCCTCGCCGGGTTCCGGACAGAATCCGAACAAGAAGAATCCGGCCCTCAATACAGCAGTATTACCATACGGAACGGAATCCGAAGTGATTGGCAATCCAAAGAAGCCCGTTCATAAGTGTCACATATGCAACAGGGCATTCTTGAATAAGAGCAATATTAAGGTGCATTTGCGTACACACACGGGCGAGAAACCATTCAAGTGTGATGTATGCAGTAAGGCTTTCAGACAAAAAGCGCATCTTATCAAACACCAGCAGATTCACAAAAGGGGCGGCAGggaataa